TTGGTATGTGTTGCTCCGACTTGAGAATGAATTAGGTGTGTGACTGTGTGGCATCGTGAACATCAGTAGTGACGCAGCCGTGGCCTGGGCTTTGCCTGCAGCGCACTTAGGTTACACGGAGCGGGATCAGAAGCAAGCGATTCGGCACACAGGCGTTTGGCCACAGCAATTAGGAAATACATATTCTGCAGCAGGGACACGATCATATTTTGGTGTGAAGAAAAGGGCAAGAGAAGCAGAAGGAGAATGGGTCGGTAGGTGTGAAAAGTGTTTGTTTGGCATGCATGGGATTAAACAGAAAAGGTGTGGCTGAGATTTCCCAGTGGTGCTCACAGTGCATGGACAGCGCGGGGTGGGGCACGGCGGGCTTCACACAGTTCTGTCCGTCCCTGAGTGCTTCCTCACCACCTTGCCTCCGTTCACCTGGTCGACCGCCAGGGTCTTCACCTCGGGCTGGGCCTGCGGCGGGGTGGCGTGGTGGATCCGATGTGCCACCCCGACGTGGGCCTTGTGCGGCTTTTCGCGGGCCGGGCTGTGCTGCTCGCTGCTTCGGTCGGAGGCGATGGGGGGGATGACAAGCGGCCTCTCTTTGATGAGGTGGACCTCGGCGGACTCCCTAGCCAGCAGAAATGGGGTGGGGTCGGGCATAGCATCCACTGGTTCCCGCAAAAGGAGTTTCCTGCTCTCTGCCCCGAATCTGTAGACCTCTTCAAATTCCGGGTGCAAGGGGGCTGAGAGGCTCTTTTTCATGCGGCGGCGAGGCGTTTCGGGTAGCTTGTCTTTGGGGGGCGCTGGCTTGTAGCTGGCCAGCACGGGGCTCCCTGACGGGCTGGCATCTGAGGTCCCGCTGGAGCTCATGAGCTGCTTCTTGGCGGCGTGCAGCTGGGAGGTCAGGTAGGCGATGGTGCTGGCCCGCTGCTCCAGCTCGCTAGACAGCAGGGTCAGCTTGTGACTCTTGGCCTTCAGCTCCTCCAGGTACTTCTTCTCCCGCTCCTTGATGGTGTTCTCCAGCACTGTGATCATCGCGTTTTTCTGCTCCAGTTCTTTCAACAACTCAGCATTTTCGTTCTCTTTCACTTTCAGTTGGGCTTCCAGCTCTTCACATCTTTTCTTTAATTCACTGCTTCTAGAAGTCCCGTCTCCTACAAGAATAAGCCGAGGAAGCAGGTGAAGAACTCATTAGACTGAGGCCGAGTGGTGAGGCCTATGGGGCAGGCGGACCTGTCTGGTGGGGGGCCCTGTCTAGGCTGTGGGGGCCATGCAGAAGGCAGGGCTGTGGGGGCTCTGGAaagacccctcccctccccgagGTGGGGAGATCAGGGCATCTCAGAGGCCCTTTCCGGCTCTTAGTTCTCTGGCTTACTGCATAAAAGAATGTCTCTGAACCTTAAAGATGCTGAAGTTAAAACAGGCAATTGCAGAGTATTAGACCTCAGCAAACACTTAAGATTAAACTGGCCGCAAATCCCTCTGTCTGCTCAGATGGCATTTATGAAATGCCTGCTACATTCAAAGTACTGTTTTGAAACTCAAATGTAAAAAGAATTATCCATGTCTATTGAATTAAAATTCTGATGTTTAGAGAAGAGATGTGGGGCTGTCACCTTTGCTCTGCCGCTGGCCTCCTCTCTCACCCCCCCTacccccttcacacacacacacacacacacacacacacacacactctctctctctctctctctctctcccacttccTGCTCAGTGAGTGAGCTGTCTCGCCTCTGTGGCTCTTACCCTTGgtccctccctgcccctgccctaaCACTTCAGGCCTCTGCCTCCTTTTGCTGTCCCTGGGTGCCTGCCCTCACCCAGTCCTTCAGCAAACACCAGCCAcctccttctcctgctcctcTGGCGACCTGCAGTCCCTGGTCACCTCACATGGCACCCTTGGCTCTAAACCCTGGGTCACCATCCTACTCCTCCTAATGCTGGCTGGCTGGCCATCCTCCTTGCCTGGCCCCTGGGAAGTTCTTTCTAGACTCTTCCTTGCTGGTCTGGAATTCAACTTGAGCGTCAGCTCCCGATTCAGTGTCTCCTGAGCACCACTTCTCCAAGTGAGTGTCCGTCAGACACACCCTCAAGTCCAGATAGCTGCTCTGCTTCCCACATCTTGACTCTCCCAGGGAAACTGGATGCAGTCGCCATCCCTGGTCTCCCCTCCCTGACTGTGCCTTTCTGCTAGCTGCTCAGTGctgtcccctcccttctcctccagcCGGCCTTGGTCCCACCTCCTCTCCGGTCTTCTTTTCAGCCCATCCTGTATTTAGGAAGCTTGGTCACCCCCTAAATATTCTTGTCCTCTGTTCAAAATGGTTCGTCACTGCCTAATAAAACCCAAACTTCCAGATGCCTTCCAGTTCCTCAATCTGTCCTGAATGTTATCTGCTCCCACATAAATCAAAGCTTCCATCACTCTCCCCAAGCCACCACCTCTTGTTCTGTCTCTATTGTACCCTCTGTCCTTGACCTAACTCCAGACCTGCACGCCCAGTTTCCCTGTACCAACTCCACCACCCAGGGCCTGCCTAGGCACTGGACGCCACTGGACGTCTTTCCCGGGCTTCTGTCTGTCTCGCTTTGAATTTTCCCACCTGCCTGAGCTAGCAGCAGCTCTGCAGCATGTCCCGCTGCCAGACTCTGAGCTTTTGAGGGCCCACAGCTGACTGGACTGGTCTTGTGCAGGACACTTG
The Gorilla gorilla gorilla isolate KB3781 chromosome 10, NHGRI_mGorGor1-v2.1_pri, whole genome shotgun sequence genome window above contains:
- the CCDC92 gene encoding coiled-coil domain-containing protein 92 isoform X2 produces the protein MAATNLENQLHSAQKNLLFLQREHASTLKGLHSEIRRLQQHCTDLTYELTVKSSEQTGDGTSRSSELKKRCEELEAQLKVKENENAELLKELEQKNAMITVLENTIKEREKKYLEELKAKSHKLTLLSSELEQRASTIAYLTSQLHAAKKQLMSSSGTSDASPSGSPVLASYKPAPPKDKLPETPRRRMKKSLSAPLHPEFEEVYRFGAESRKLLLREPVDAMPDPTPFLLARESAEVHLIKERPLVIPPIASDRSSEQHSPAREKPHKAHVGVAHRIHHATPPQAQPEVKTLAVDQVNGGKVVRKHSGTDRTV
- the CCDC92 gene encoding coiled-coil domain-containing protein 92 isoform X1; protein product: MTSPHFSSYDEGPLDVSMAATNLENQLHSAQKNLLFLQREHASTLKGLHSEIRRLQQHCTDLTYELTVKSSEQTGDGTSRSSELKKRCEELEAQLKVKENENAELLKELEQKNAMITVLENTIKEREKKYLEELKAKSHKLTLLSSELEQRASTIAYLTSQLHAAKKQLMSSSGTSDASPSGSPVLASYKPAPPKDKLPETPRRRMKKSLSAPLHPEFEEVYRFGAESRKLLLREPVDAMPDPTPFLLARESAEVHLIKERPLVIPPIASDRSSEQHSPAREKPHKAHVGVAHRIHHATPPQAQPEVKTLAVDQVNGGKVVRKHSGTDRTV